The genome window GCAATGCTCAAAAGCATTCGAGGCCACGCAGTCCGTCCATGCGCGACCGGAAGATACCGAATGTCCGTTCTGCCAGGCCCAGGACGCCACGCGGCTCCTCTCCTCCTTTGCCTCAACCGTCAAAGGCGATCACAAACCGGGCTTCGCAGAAATGAAGGCCGGCTCGATGCTCAACGAGCGCATGGACCGATTCGCCAAACTCCCCCCCTTGAACGCCAAGCGCAACGTTCCCCAGCCCAATGCCGCGTCGACCTCCGATTCCGGATCGGGCCCAGGGGCAGACTCCTAGCACATGAC of Nitrospira sp. contains these proteins:
- a CDS encoding zinc ribbon domain-containing protein; amino-acid sequence: MPVYEYRCGQCSKAFEATQSVHARPEDTECPFCQAQDATRLLSSFASTVKGDHKPGFAEMKAGSMLNERMDRFAKLPPLNAKRNVPQPNAASTSDSGSGPGADS